The Verrucomicrobium spinosum DSM 4136 = JCM 18804 genome includes a region encoding these proteins:
- a CDS encoding SMP-30/gluconolactonase/LRE family protein, with the protein MKSLLHLPLSAGLLLFSCFTPAHALHEGKRQVLLVGDSTTEAKIPKMLRPQGPHFEDVIRILLAAEKDLQPVNVINLGLSGEYIQRLLDSGRYDKEVARIPGADYIFIRYGINDQARRQGFAENFAKDYHELIQRLKRDHPEAVIIVMTVIPYGEEGRVAQINELNKKVSEAEGLPLFDIYPRYAAELKKGPNMLNYRRYPIEKVPEKFKELVKPFINGKSVVVMDNQLDAHLGDLPGWYGDRHPNQAGYQVIADETAKYLAKMMRERKQTVAATSTGGLFKATPLTAPNGFTDGIEGPACDHQGNLYAVNFQEQGSIGKVSPDGKAEIFVKLPEGSIGNGIRFSRDGKSFFVADYTKHNVLKVDLTSKAVSVLANEPGMNQPNDIAITTEGDFYASDPAWKDGTGQLWRISREGKASKVASNMGTTNGLDVSPDGRTLYVNESVQRKVWAFPVQSDGTLGEKRLLKEFPDHGFDGMRCDVAGNLYITRHGKGTVVKLSPQGEVLQEIDVLGKSPTNLCFGGPDGCTVYVTDADQRRVVQFRVDQPGLEWARAQRQD; encoded by the coding sequence ATGAAATCGCTGCTCCATCTCCCGCTCTCTGCAGGTCTGCTCCTGTTCTCCTGCTTCACGCCGGCCCATGCCCTCCACGAAGGCAAACGCCAGGTCCTGCTGGTGGGTGACAGCACCACCGAGGCGAAGATCCCCAAAATGCTCCGCCCTCAGGGCCCCCACTTTGAAGACGTGATCCGCATCCTCCTGGCGGCAGAGAAAGACCTCCAACCCGTGAACGTCATCAACCTGGGACTCAGTGGAGAGTACATCCAGCGGCTGCTGGACTCCGGCCGCTATGACAAGGAGGTCGCGAGGATCCCTGGTGCCGACTACATCTTCATCCGCTATGGCATCAACGACCAGGCCAGGCGTCAGGGGTTCGCGGAAAACTTCGCGAAGGACTATCATGAACTCATCCAACGCCTCAAGCGGGATCATCCCGAAGCCGTGATCATTGTCATGACCGTGATCCCCTATGGGGAAGAAGGACGCGTGGCCCAGATCAATGAATTGAACAAGAAGGTGTCTGAGGCTGAGGGATTGCCGCTCTTCGACATCTACCCCCGCTATGCAGCTGAACTCAAGAAGGGCCCCAACATGTTGAACTACCGGCGTTACCCGATCGAAAAGGTGCCGGAGAAGTTTAAGGAACTGGTGAAGCCCTTCATCAATGGCAAATCTGTGGTGGTGATGGACAACCAGCTTGATGCCCACCTGGGCGACCTGCCGGGATGGTATGGCGACCGCCACCCCAATCAGGCGGGCTATCAGGTGATCGCAGACGAAACGGCCAAGTACCTGGCCAAGATGATGCGGGAGAGGAAACAAACGGTGGCCGCCACCTCCACCGGAGGACTCTTCAAAGCCACGCCGCTCACCGCGCCCAATGGCTTCACCGATGGCATTGAAGGTCCGGCCTGCGATCATCAAGGCAATCTGTATGCCGTGAACTTTCAGGAGCAGGGCTCGATTGGGAAAGTAAGCCCGGACGGCAAGGCCGAGATCTTCGTAAAACTTCCTGAAGGGAGCATTGGCAACGGCATCCGCTTCAGCCGGGATGGGAAATCGTTCTTTGTGGCCGACTACACGAAGCACAATGTCCTCAAAGTGGATCTCACCAGCAAGGCCGTCTCCGTCCTGGCCAATGAACCGGGCATGAACCAGCCCAACGATATCGCCATCACGACCGAAGGAGACTTCTATGCCAGCGATCCCGCCTGGAAAGATGGCACTGGGCAGCTCTGGCGGATCAGCCGGGAAGGCAAAGCTTCCAAGGTGGCCAGCAACATGGGCACCACCAACGGCCTGGACGTCAGCCCCGATGGCAGAACGCTGTATGTGAACGAAAGTGTGCAGCGCAAGGTCTGGGCCTTCCCCGTTCAATCGGACGGCACCCTGGGCGAGAAACGCCTGCTCAAGGAATTTCCCGATCACGGCTTCGACGGCATGCGCTGCGATGTGGCAGGGAACCTCTACATCACCCGGCACGGCAAAGGCACTGTGGTCAAGCTAAGCCCGCAGGGCGAAGTGCTGCAGGAGATTGATGTACTGGGCAAGAGCCCCACCAACCTGTGCTTCGGCGGCCCGGACGGCTGCACCGTGTACGTGACCGATGCGGATCAAAGACGCGTGGTGCAGTTCCGCGTGGACCAGCCGGGATTGGAATGGGCGCGGGCGCAGAGACAGGATTAA
- a CDS encoding tyrosinase family protein, whose amino-acid sequence MSPPTTSRRQFLVTAGAAAASAGWSFGQEPAQAATAKYHRLNLQNPAAAPFLESYKKAITVMLQLPPSDARNWYRNAFIHTLDCPHGNWWFVVWHRGYTGWFERTVRELSGDPNFAFPYWDWTALPQVPDSFFNGVLDPNNPAFIASYNEFYSQLSNPMSALWNSFSTAQLQQMRNRGFQSVNDVWQAVRDSPMFFPRGRARTLTRQNPGFDATTRRAVSIGTIRNALAPTDFITFGSGKTANHSESATQGILESQPHNNVHNNIGGFMQDLLSPTDPVFFAHHSNIDRLWDVWTRKQQRLGLPTLPTGANLPLWANEPFLFFIGPDGKPVAKNKAGDYATIGDFDYNYEPGSGEAVIPAASRPGEMNNKVWLGTLGAAVPNFSASARADVMVPEAVPEAAMKADGPAVFAKITIAPPMDVAGVEFHVLVNPPENVSHVDFDSPSFAGTFSVFGKQLGGHKNQPLSFLMPLTEAVKKLQETNELKPGQPLRVQVVAERKGVNLTPLQAKVSEISVGTF is encoded by the coding sequence ATGTCCCCTCCCACCACCTCCCGCCGTCAGTTCCTGGTCACCGCCGGTGCGGCTGCCGCCTCTGCCGGCTGGTCCTTTGGCCAGGAACCTGCCCAAGCCGCCACGGCAAAATACCACCGGCTCAATTTACAAAACCCTGCGGCTGCACCTTTCCTGGAGAGCTACAAGAAGGCCATCACCGTCATGCTGCAGCTCCCGCCCTCGGATGCGCGCAACTGGTACCGGAACGCCTTCATCCACACGCTGGACTGCCCGCATGGGAACTGGTGGTTTGTCGTGTGGCACCGTGGCTACACCGGCTGGTTTGAGCGCACGGTCCGCGAGCTCAGTGGGGACCCCAACTTCGCCTTTCCTTATTGGGACTGGACGGCGCTGCCGCAGGTTCCGGACTCTTTCTTCAATGGTGTGCTGGACCCCAACAATCCTGCCTTCATTGCCAGCTACAATGAGTTCTACTCGCAGCTCTCCAATCCCATGAGCGCGCTCTGGAACTCTTTCTCCACGGCTCAGCTCCAGCAGATGCGGAACCGGGGCTTTCAGTCCGTGAACGATGTGTGGCAGGCGGTGCGGGACAGCCCCATGTTCTTTCCCCGTGGCCGGGCCCGCACGTTGACGAGACAGAACCCCGGCTTTGATGCGACCACCCGCCGGGCGGTCTCCATCGGGACCATCCGCAACGCTCTTGCGCCGACGGACTTCATCACCTTTGGCAGTGGCAAGACCGCCAACCACAGTGAGAGCGCCACCCAGGGCATCCTGGAAAGCCAGCCGCACAACAACGTGCACAACAACATCGGCGGGTTCATGCAGGACCTGCTCTCTCCCACCGACCCGGTGTTCTTCGCCCACCATTCCAATATTGACCGGCTCTGGGACGTGTGGACACGCAAACAACAGCGTCTTGGGCTGCCTACGCTACCCACAGGGGCGAACCTGCCGCTGTGGGCCAATGAGCCTTTCCTCTTCTTCATCGGGCCGGACGGCAAACCGGTGGCGAAGAACAAGGCGGGTGACTACGCCACGATCGGAGACTTTGACTATAACTACGAGCCTGGCTCCGGTGAGGCGGTGATTCCAGCTGCCAGCCGCCCTGGCGAAATGAACAACAAGGTGTGGCTGGGCACGCTCGGGGCTGCAGTGCCCAACTTTAGTGCCTCCGCCCGCGCTGATGTGATGGTGCCTGAAGCCGTGCCGGAGGCCGCCATGAAGGCGGATGGTCCCGCAGTTTTCGCCAAGATCACCATTGCGCCGCCCATGGATGTGGCCGGGGTGGAGTTTCACGTGCTGGTGAATCCGCCGGAGAATGTGAGCCATGTGGACTTTGATTCCCCAAGTTTCGCGGGAACGTTCAGCGTCTTTGGCAAACAGCTCGGCGGGCATAAAAATCAGCCCCTGAGCTTCCTCATGCCGCTGACCGAGGCGGTGAAAAAGCTGCAGGAGACCAACGAACTCAAGCCTGGCCAGCCGCTGCGGGTGCAGGTGGTGGCAGAAAGGAAAGGAGTAAATTTGACGCCTTTGCAGGCCAAGGTGTCAGAGATCTCAGTGGGCACCTTCTAA
- a CDS encoding nucleoside hydrolase-like domain-containing protein, giving the protein MALPLALRLLCIQAIPMVLMGLGEPVQAQTQSLEQRPRLIIETDAGGDPDDEQSLVRLLVYANEFDIEGIIANRKEAREGENKNPVRDGLGIVRATVRAYGECHPHLVVHDPRFPSAEALLKTCVPGYQDTDDGVNLIIAAVDKDDRRPVWFSNWGTDRGSAESCLKRALDKVLKERRQEGYAKFKNKLRLSSADRFAEHTSALKPAFRRWIDTSQPEQGGKRWYHQFSRITARAGGFDIQRDVIQNHGPLGRQYPTNTSLPQKEGDTSLFLYLVPNGLSDPNEPGWGGWGGRLGQNPNHPDKAYFWANVKDTWQGSTHRDQTLVRWAADLQNDFKARMDWCVADAYDKANHAPIPVLNGNEGKGVMHLVVREGDKVELSATGTRDPDGQPLRMEWMVYPEAGTYRGEVVLSATEGGQTSFIAPKPDQNEACTIHVVLRVQDQGAPPLCAYRRAAVVVETPPAPTTGVFPGSEWERATPESQGLYGERLTEAVRYLENSLGQDGVRELVIIRHGKMVWKGNDIGKVHGTWSLTKSFTSTVMGLLVDDGKCTPDTRVAEVLPEMAALYPDLTLRHFTTMTSGYRAQGDETTGSYKHGPSKTHFLPGEPLFRPPGSQFAYWDSAMNQFGHVLTRIAGEPMAEVFMRRIADPIGMHQGRWKWGDLGQEEGILVNCGSGNRGQSVQISAGELARYGWLMRNGGRWGDQQLLSERWVNEATRVQVPAALPWGHPEGSADGQGCYGYNWWVNGVQADGSLKFPHAPVGVYCAAGHNNNRCFVIPQWDMVIVRLGLDGDSSDMVWSDFIARVGEAVER; this is encoded by the coding sequence ATGGCGCTCCCTCTGGCTCTTCGGTTGCTCTGTATTCAGGCCATCCCCATGGTGTTGATGGGGCTCGGGGAGCCTGTGCAGGCGCAGACGCAGTCACTGGAGCAGCGGCCGCGCCTCATCATCGAGACGGATGCCGGAGGAGATCCGGATGATGAGCAGTCGCTGGTGCGTCTCCTGGTGTACGCGAATGAGTTCGACATCGAAGGCATCATTGCCAACCGCAAGGAGGCCCGGGAAGGGGAGAACAAGAACCCGGTGCGAGATGGTCTGGGGATTGTACGGGCCACGGTGCGTGCTTATGGCGAGTGTCACCCCCATCTCGTGGTGCACGATCCGCGCTTTCCTTCGGCTGAAGCATTGCTCAAGACCTGCGTACCCGGCTATCAAGACACGGACGACGGGGTGAACCTGATCATCGCGGCCGTGGACAAGGATGACCGGAGGCCGGTGTGGTTCTCCAACTGGGGAACGGACCGGGGCAGTGCGGAAAGCTGCCTGAAGCGGGCCCTGGACAAGGTGCTGAAGGAGCGGCGGCAGGAGGGGTACGCCAAGTTCAAGAACAAGCTGCGCCTAAGCTCAGCCGACCGGTTCGCGGAACATACCTCCGCGTTGAAGCCGGCCTTCCGCAGGTGGATCGATACCAGCCAGCCTGAGCAGGGCGGTAAGAGATGGTATCATCAGTTTTCCCGCATCACGGCCCGGGCCGGCGGCTTCGACATCCAGCGGGATGTCATCCAGAATCATGGTCCCTTGGGGCGGCAGTACCCGACCAACACCAGTCTGCCGCAGAAGGAGGGGGACACCTCCCTGTTTCTGTACCTGGTGCCCAATGGGCTCTCCGATCCCAATGAGCCCGGCTGGGGAGGCTGGGGTGGGCGGTTGGGACAGAACCCCAACCACCCGGACAAAGCGTACTTCTGGGCCAATGTGAAGGACACATGGCAGGGCTCGACCCATCGTGATCAGACGCTGGTCCGCTGGGCCGCGGACTTGCAGAATGACTTCAAGGCTCGCATGGACTGGTGTGTGGCGGATGCTTATGACAAAGCCAACCATGCCCCCATCCCGGTCCTGAATGGGAACGAGGGTAAAGGCGTGATGCATCTGGTGGTCCGGGAAGGGGACAAGGTGGAGCTGAGCGCCACGGGCACCCGGGATCCCGATGGGCAACCCCTTCGCATGGAATGGATGGTCTATCCTGAAGCCGGAACGTATCGCGGCGAGGTGGTGCTTTCAGCGACGGAAGGCGGGCAGACAAGTTTCATCGCACCCAAGCCCGATCAGAATGAGGCTTGCACGATCCATGTCGTGCTGCGGGTGCAGGATCAGGGGGCACCGCCATTGTGTGCCTATCGTCGGGCCGCGGTGGTCGTGGAAACACCGCCTGCTCCGACGACTGGTGTGTTTCCAGGCAGTGAATGGGAAAGGGCAACCCCGGAGTCGCAGGGACTGTATGGGGAGCGACTGACTGAGGCGGTGCGCTATCTGGAGAATTCCCTGGGACAGGACGGGGTGAGGGAGTTGGTCATCATCCGGCATGGAAAGATGGTCTGGAAGGGCAATGACATCGGCAAGGTGCACGGCACGTGGTCGCTCACGAAAAGCTTCACCAGCACGGTGATGGGACTGCTGGTGGACGATGGCAAATGCACGCCTGACACCCGCGTGGCTGAGGTGTTGCCGGAGATGGCTGCGCTCTATCCAGATCTTACGCTGCGCCACTTCACCACCATGACCTCGGGCTATCGTGCGCAGGGGGACGAGACGACGGGCAGCTACAAGCATGGCCCGAGCAAGACTCACTTTCTCCCTGGAGAGCCCCTCTTTCGCCCGCCCGGCAGCCAGTTCGCCTACTGGGACTCCGCGATGAATCAGTTCGGCCACGTGCTCACCCGTATTGCCGGGGAACCCATGGCGGAGGTTTTCATGCGGCGCATTGCTGATCCCATCGGCATGCATCAGGGCCGCTGGAAGTGGGGGGATTTGGGACAAGAGGAAGGCATCCTGGTCAACTGTGGTTCAGGAAACCGCGGGCAGTCGGTGCAGATCAGCGCCGGTGAGTTGGCGCGCTATGGCTGGTTGATGCGGAACGGCGGGCGCTGGGGCGACCAGCAGTTATTGAGCGAACGGTGGGTGAACGAGGCCACCAGGGTGCAGGTGCCAGCAGCATTGCCATGGGGGCATCCCGAAGGCAGCGCCGATGGACAGGGTTGCTACGGCTACAACTGGTGGGTCAATGGTGTGCAGGCGGACGGTTCTTTGAAATTCCCCCATGCCCCGGTGGGGGTGTATTGTGCGGCCGGACACAACAACAACCGGTGTTTTGTGATCCCTCAGTGGGACATGGTGATCGTCCGCTTGGGGCTGGACGGCGATTCTTCGGACATGGTATGGAGTGATTTCATCGCCCGGGTGGGCGAGGCGGTGGAGAGGTGA
- a CDS encoding redoxin domain-containing protein: MKTCHTVLHLCASALFLPLGLAAQDNPQPPVMDATAHRQAVEGARKRLQNAWREFGERNARGEMAPDIFSLRVQPKILTTGEVEGLMKQAQAATFPEPDVVRSVNGKLNVTLNVFKARNQIGSDPVYLRSYNGKLVGPTLRCRPGDTLYITVSNNLDPEPGMADVMNTLHGFNTTNLHTHGLHVSPSGISDNVLLEIPPRSEQKYEIVIPKDHPAGTFWYHAHKHGSTAANVGSGMSGALIIEGGLDTVPEIARVPDRVMVLQQIPYVNNASKPVCPAIPKDTNLTVGVIEAEYADCSFGPRTWDKLGRYTTINGVKLPVIRMQPGSVERWRLIDSAIREVIQPELVRVDHSGQSAPSRLNFHEIAVDGLALGRVASRPKLELWPGYRSDVLIQAPPVAGVQYVLRDGRVPGGGVVIPEERRYLAVVIVEGPPNPMPLPTDDAVKRFRLPSIDPKRVTARQAAAYGIIPKGDGVVFTIDRQPFDFDEARQNTLGEVQEWTVISRNNVGPVSHPFHIHVNPFEIFSILDDQSVEQLDRDPKTGAVLPVWRDTIILNEGWKVSFRTEYTDFDGVFVQHCHILDHEDEGMMELVEISKPSAAEPMADAGAMEPKRLGAPYPAPAWSLPDTSGKMQKSADLLTRPTVLFFYEGFACLRCNEQMTALVEKAEAFRKQGVQVIGISTDTVADLGKALEGTPCPFPLLADPEMRVFRSYGCYADGPLHGLFVLDAAGRVHWQNVSMTPYMDVDTLLRETGQVAAPARSGAVASRQP; this comes from the coding sequence ATGAAAACTTGTCACACGGTCCTCCATCTCTGCGCCTCGGCGCTGTTCCTGCCGCTTGGGCTTGCGGCTCAAGACAATCCCCAGCCCCCTGTCATGGACGCCACTGCCCACCGACAGGCGGTGGAAGGGGCCCGCAAACGACTCCAGAACGCCTGGCGGGAGTTCGGAGAGCGAAATGCCCGCGGGGAAATGGCCCCGGACATCTTTTCTCTGCGGGTGCAGCCAAAGATCCTCACCACCGGGGAGGTGGAGGGCCTGATGAAGCAGGCCCAGGCAGCGACATTCCCCGAGCCGGATGTGGTTCGATCCGTCAACGGAAAACTCAACGTCACGCTGAATGTCTTCAAGGCCCGCAACCAGATCGGTTCGGACCCCGTGTACCTGCGGTCCTACAACGGGAAGCTGGTGGGCCCCACCCTGCGCTGCCGGCCGGGGGACACGCTCTACATCACGGTGAGCAACAACCTCGATCCCGAGCCCGGCATGGCGGATGTGATGAACACGCTGCATGGGTTTAACACCACCAACCTGCACACGCACGGGCTGCACGTGTCGCCCTCTGGAATCAGTGACAACGTGTTGCTGGAGATTCCCCCACGCTCTGAGCAGAAGTACGAGATTGTCATCCCGAAAGACCACCCTGCAGGGACCTTCTGGTACCATGCCCACAAGCACGGCTCCACGGCGGCCAATGTGGGCAGCGGCATGTCCGGAGCCCTGATCATTGAAGGCGGGCTGGACACGGTGCCTGAGATCGCCCGTGTCCCGGATCGCGTCATGGTGCTGCAGCAGATCCCGTATGTGAACAATGCCAGCAAGCCGGTGTGTCCCGCGATTCCCAAGGACACCAACCTCACGGTGGGAGTGATTGAGGCGGAATATGCGGACTGCAGCTTTGGTCCCCGGACCTGGGACAAGCTGGGGCGCTACACCACCATCAACGGCGTGAAACTGCCCGTGATTCGTATGCAGCCCGGCTCCGTGGAACGGTGGCGCTTGATCGACAGCGCCATTCGGGAGGTCATCCAGCCGGAGCTGGTGCGCGTGGATCATAGCGGGCAGAGTGCCCCCTCGCGTTTGAACTTTCATGAGATCGCCGTGGATGGACTCGCCCTCGGGCGTGTCGCCTCACGTCCCAAGCTGGAGCTCTGGCCCGGCTACCGCTCGGACGTGCTCATTCAGGCACCGCCGGTGGCGGGGGTGCAGTATGTGTTGCGGGATGGCCGGGTGCCCGGAGGCGGCGTGGTCATTCCCGAGGAGCGGCGCTACCTTGCCGTGGTGATCGTGGAAGGCCCCCCCAATCCGATGCCGCTACCCACGGATGATGCGGTGAAGCGGTTCCGGCTGCCATCTATCGATCCGAAGCGGGTCACAGCGCGCCAGGCTGCGGCCTATGGCATCATCCCCAAGGGCGACGGGGTGGTCTTTACCATCGACCGGCAGCCGTTTGACTTCGACGAAGCGCGTCAGAACACCCTGGGCGAAGTGCAGGAGTGGACGGTTATTTCCAGGAACAATGTGGGACCGGTGAGCCATCCTTTTCACATTCATGTGAATCCATTCGAAATCTTCTCCATCCTGGATGATCAGAGTGTGGAACAGCTGGATCGCGATCCCAAAACCGGGGCGGTGCTGCCGGTATGGAGAGACACCATCATCCTGAATGAAGGGTGGAAAGTAAGTTTCCGCACGGAGTACACCGACTTTGACGGCGTCTTCGTCCAGCACTGTCACATCCTCGACCACGAGGATGAAGGCATGATGGAGCTGGTGGAAATTTCCAAGCCGTCGGCAGCCGAGCCCATGGCTGATGCGGGAGCGATGGAGCCCAAACGGCTGGGTGCGCCGTATCCTGCGCCCGCCTGGTCCCTGCCGGATACCAGCGGCAAGATGCAGAAATCAGCGGATCTTCTCACCCGACCCACCGTGCTTTTCTTCTATGAGGGCTTTGCCTGCCTGCGCTGCAACGAGCAGATGACCGCGCTGGTGGAGAAGGCAGAGGCCTTCCGAAAGCAGGGAGTGCAGGTCATTGGCATCAGCACCGATACGGTGGCGGATTTGGGCAAGGCCCTGGAGGGCACGCCCTGCCCGTTTCCGCTGCTGGCAGATCCTGAGATGCGTGTCTTCCGCTCCTATGGCTGCTATGCCGACGGACCCCTGCACGGACTCTTCGTGCTGGATGCCGCGGGCCGGGTGCACTGGCAGAACGTCTCCATGACCCCCTACATGGATGTGGACACCCTCCTGCGTGAGACGGGACAGGTGGCTGCGCCCGCCCGTTCCGGGGCGGTGGCCAGCCGCCAGCCCTGA
- a CDS encoding response regulator transcription factor translates to MPVRIAMIEDDLPFAQTLQRYFSLGPEVRCEAHYTTGEAALQQLPGAAPDLVLVDINLPHMSGIEFVSRIKETTPGLLCLMLTMYEESPLIFDALKAGACGYLLKRTPPREIVAGIVQAHAGGSPMSPQVARQVVSFFHRVTDTATTAPPDPEMSALAEREREVLDLLSKGFLYKEIADQLGISTHTVNSHIRRIYEKLHVRSRAQAVAKYRGLT, encoded by the coding sequence ATGCCTGTGCGCATTGCCATGATCGAAGATGACCTGCCGTTTGCCCAGACGCTGCAGCGCTACTTCAGCCTGGGCCCGGAAGTCCGCTGCGAGGCCCACTACACCACCGGAGAGGCGGCGCTGCAACAGCTCCCGGGAGCGGCCCCGGATCTGGTGCTGGTGGACATCAACCTGCCCCACATGAGCGGCATCGAGTTTGTCTCCCGGATCAAGGAGACAACCCCAGGCCTGCTCTGCCTCATGCTCACCATGTATGAGGAGAGCCCGCTCATTTTTGACGCGCTCAAGGCCGGCGCTTGCGGCTATCTCCTGAAGCGCACCCCTCCGCGGGAGATTGTGGCCGGCATCGTACAGGCACATGCAGGAGGCTCGCCCATGTCACCCCAGGTGGCGCGGCAGGTGGTGAGCTTTTTCCACCGTGTCACGGACACGGCCACCACCGCCCCGCCAGATCCAGAGATGAGCGCGCTGGCGGAGCGGGAGCGGGAAGTGCTGGACCTTCTTTCCAAGGGATTTCTCTACAAGGAAATCGCCGACCAGCTCGGCATCTCCACCCATACAGTGAACAGCCACATCCGCCGGATCTATGAAAAACTCCACGTGCGCTCCCGCGCCCAGGCGGTGGCGAAGTATCGCGGGCTGACGTGA
- a CDS encoding histidine kinase, giving the protein MTRTRYTAKRGVTAGSACAMMFHTTVMRRLPYAARFSRHRRGMALCLTLGLAGLPICLPAAKVTLRAVEASTNTRSAQLAKSVDGIEAGLEGWAVPGQTDRVHSAVFACETVQPAGRLRIWLSFLSGHTDSAFRAFSLSITRDATPSLSGRWERVAPTWYNSTEGEIIRDDGRLQVTGVLQTPVYLVETPLIPPGVTGMRLDVYPGQGVAGEAVLTEIRVERKEVSTTNIALGCPVISSHPLGSGQRPEHLVDGLSGTMAHPPAPDLGNTFYFQLDLRRVARLDHICLRNRADGRATERLSKVLLQLYDQLPEPGVEPVWTALHRPDGSYPEPGQTDVVRAVAGKGEFRGRYLRLSSQSPVAFSPQLAEVEVYESLVSPGVDVTAGNDKLPPGSSFDIPAGAPWLSFVIKNPTLPGNLILGRRWRIAGVSNEWLPVPNSGVVESRALPPGKYLFQASLRHTDLEWNDIELSVPLMVPLPLWQRPLVRVLALLLSVALASLVAWRIARRRMATKVAELEQRQELDNERARIARDMHDVVGSRLTQLMVMHEIFAAEHPLPGDAGQKLQQLGDTARAAISELDEAVWAVNPRNDTLPSLANYLCHIASEYLAPLGITFRQDVPAEWPEIPVASHHRHELLLAFKEALQNVAKHAQASQVTIILRYHEPDFLVRLADNGRGLPEMQTGAGKDGLQNMTSRLAAIGGNCRVQSRPEGGTMVTLQVPLHHP; this is encoded by the coding sequence GTGACGAGAACTCGCTACACAGCCAAACGAGGGGTGACGGCCGGCAGCGCCTGTGCCATGATGTTCCACACCACCGTGATGCGCCGTCTCCCGTATGCCGCCCGCTTTTCCCGCCATCGCCGGGGTATGGCGCTCTGTCTGACCCTTGGTCTTGCCGGTCTGCCGATTTGCCTGCCTGCCGCCAAAGTAACGCTCCGGGCCGTGGAAGCATCGACGAACACCCGTTCCGCTCAACTTGCCAAATCAGTGGATGGCATCGAGGCAGGCCTGGAAGGCTGGGCGGTGCCAGGGCAGACGGACCGTGTGCACTCCGCTGTCTTTGCCTGCGAGACCGTTCAGCCCGCTGGGCGCTTGCGCATCTGGCTCTCATTTCTCTCCGGGCATACGGACTCGGCTTTTCGTGCCTTCAGCCTTTCGATCACGCGTGATGCCACACCTTCCCTTTCCGGGAGATGGGAGAGGGTGGCCCCCACATGGTACAACTCCACAGAAGGGGAGATCATCCGCGACGATGGCCGGCTTCAGGTGACCGGGGTGCTGCAAACCCCGGTGTATCTTGTGGAAACACCGCTTATCCCGCCGGGAGTCACTGGAATGCGGCTGGATGTGTACCCCGGCCAGGGCGTGGCTGGAGAAGCTGTGCTCACGGAGATCCGCGTCGAGCGCAAGGAGGTCAGCACCACCAACATCGCCCTGGGATGCCCTGTGATTTCATCGCACCCCCTGGGATCGGGACAACGTCCGGAGCACCTGGTTGACGGGCTCTCCGGGACCATGGCGCACCCGCCCGCCCCGGACCTGGGCAATACCTTCTACTTCCAGCTCGACCTGCGCCGTGTGGCCAGACTGGACCACATCTGTCTGCGCAACCGGGCAGATGGACGCGCCACAGAACGGCTTTCCAAAGTCCTCCTCCAGCTCTATGACCAGCTTCCCGAGCCCGGGGTGGAGCCGGTATGGACGGCCCTGCATCGCCCAGATGGTTCATACCCCGAACCCGGGCAGACGGATGTGGTGCGGGCCGTCGCGGGAAAAGGGGAGTTCCGCGGTCGCTATCTTCGTCTCTCCAGCCAGAGCCCGGTCGCCTTCTCTCCGCAGCTGGCCGAGGTGGAAGTCTATGAGTCCCTCGTCTCACCCGGCGTGGATGTCACCGCTGGCAATGACAAACTGCCGCCTGGAAGTTCATTCGACATTCCCGCGGGAGCCCCCTGGCTCAGCTTCGTCATCAAGAACCCGACATTGCCAGGAAACTTGATTCTGGGCCGACGCTGGCGCATTGCCGGGGTGAGCAACGAATGGCTGCCCGTGCCGAACTCGGGCGTGGTGGAGTCCCGCGCGCTGCCGCCGGGCAAGTACCTCTTTCAGGCGAGTCTGCGACACACGGATCTGGAGTGGAATGACATTGAACTTTCCGTGCCTCTCATGGTGCCACTACCACTATGGCAACGGCCGCTCGTGCGAGTCCTGGCGCTGCTATTGAGCGTGGCATTGGCCAGTCTCGTGGCATGGCGCATTGCCCGCCGGCGCATGGCGACGAAGGTGGCCGAGCTGGAGCAGCGTCAGGAGTTGGACAATGAGAGGGCCCGCATCGCCAGGGACATGCATGACGTGGTAGGATCACGCCTCACCCAGCTCATGGTCATGCATGAGATCTTCGCCGCGGAGCATCCCCTGCCAGGAGATGCGGGCCAGAAACTGCAGCAACTGGGCGACACCGCCCGCGCGGCCATCTCTGAGCTGGATGAAGCCGTGTGGGCAGTGAATCCGCGCAATGACACGCTGCCCAGCCTCGCCAACTACCTCTGCCACATCGCCAGTGAATACCTGGCCCCTTTGGGAATCACCTTCCGGCAGGATGTCCCGGCCGAATGGCCGGAGATCCCTGTGGCCTCTCACCACCGCCATGAACTCTTGCTCGCCTTCAAAGAGGCGCTGCAGAATGTCGCCAAGCATGCCCAGGCATCCCAGGTGACCATCATCCTCCGCTACCATGAGCCCGACTTCCTGGTGCGCCTGGCGGATAACGGCCGTGGTTTGCCAGAAATGCAGACGGGGGCCGGGAAGGACGGCCTCCAGAACATGACGTCCCGTCTGGCCGCCATTGGCGGCAATTGCCGCGTGCAGTCCCGCCCGGAGGGAGGCACCATGGTGACGCTGCAAGTGCCCCTCCACCACCCCTGA